A single window of Granulicella cerasi DNA harbors:
- a CDS encoding DUF3606 domain-containing protein has protein sequence MSKHETHEHEQKSKEHQPQAVHEEQHKGPHDPKEINPKLASDIAYWSHEFGVSGDKLHELVRVHGTHVEKIRHALKK, from the coding sequence ATGTCGAAGCACGAGACCCATGAGCACGAGCAGAAGTCGAAAGAGCACCAGCCGCAGGCCGTCCACGAAGAGCAGCACAAGGGCCCGCACGACCCTAAGGAGATCAACCCGAAGCTGGCTTCCGACATCGCCTATTGGTCCCACGAGTTCGGCGTTTCGGGAGACAAGCTGCATGAGCTGGTTCGCGTCCACGGCACGCACGTCGAAAAGATCCGCCACGCGCTCAAGAAGTAG
- a CDS encoding DUF4142 domain-containing protein, protein MRKFALATAGVAMGLASVAWAATPASDADRAFVAKVSQGGAYEVEAGKVAAMRGQSPVVQNFGMLETHDHEGVGAGLKRIAGETGVPIAGTLNAEFSARLAKLKAVPAAQFDAYYIGDMKQIHNKDEGLFLQESTEGSAPYKAWAHETAVLVKAHLGWLNTL, encoded by the coding sequence ATGCGGAAGTTTGCTTTGGCAACGGCAGGGGTGGCGATGGGATTGGCAAGCGTGGCCTGGGCAGCGACTCCGGCGTCAGATGCGGACCGCGCTTTTGTGGCGAAGGTGTCGCAGGGCGGCGCGTACGAGGTCGAAGCGGGCAAAGTTGCCGCGATGCGCGGACAATCGCCCGTGGTGCAGAACTTCGGCATGCTGGAAACGCATGACCACGAGGGCGTCGGCGCGGGTCTGAAGCGCATTGCGGGCGAGACCGGCGTGCCGATCGCAGGAACGCTCAACGCGGAGTTCTCCGCACGGCTGGCGAAGCTGAAAGCCGTCCCCGCTGCGCAGTTCGACGCGTACTACATCGGGGACATGAAGCAGATTCACAACAAGGATGAAGGCTTGTTCCTGCAGGAGTCCACAGAAGGTTCCGCGCCCTACAAAGCCTGGGCCCACGAGACGGCCGTGTTGGTGAAGGCCCATCTCGGCTGGCTTAACACGCTGTAG